The sequence below is a genomic window from Pseudomonas cremoricolorata.
GCAGGGGCAGGCGCACGGCTGGAGCACGCCGTCAGCAAGGCCACAGACATCAGGAAAGCGAAGCGCACCATTGTCTTCATGGTCGGAACGTCCTGTCAGGAACGAGTCGGCCGCAGCCGAAAAGAGTTGAGAAATTAGGTTAGCTTGTTTTTCTAAACGCACACGGCGGTTAGCTTTTCAGCTAACCGCCGTGTGTACTGACCACAGCGTGTGCAATCAGTTGCGTGCGATATTGGTGGTCGGTGCCATGGCCAGGGCGCGCTTGGCCTGCATGAAGGTTTTGCTCCAGTAGCGGTCACCGAGGCTGTCGATGCGCACGCCACCGCTGCGGCTGCTGCTGGAGTGAATGAACTGGTTATCGCCCAGATAAATGCCGGCATGACTCACGCGGCCGCGACCATTGGTGCTGAAGAACAGCAGATCACCAGGCTTGAGCTTGTTGCGCGCAACCTTGGGCGCGTCGACGTTGATCATCTCGCGGGTCGAGCGTGGCAGCGACATGCCAGCCTCCTCGCGGAACAGGTAGCCGATAAAACCACTGCAATCGAAACCGGACTGTTCCGAAGTGCCACCGAAACGGTAGCGGGTGCCGATCAGCGCCATGCCGCGTTCGAGGATGCTGTCAGCCAGACCAGGCATCTGGTAAGGCTTGCTGGCGCTGGGGAAGGTGGGTTGCTCTTCGTCTTCGAGAATTGCCAGGTCTTGCTCGGTAAATACGGAAGAGGCCGATGGTTTGGCCTTGGCAGACGATTGAGCGGTGACCTGCGGTTGAACCTGCGGCTGGGTGACGGTGCTTTGCGAAGCACAGCCTAACAGCAGGGTCACAAGTGCTAGGGGCACGAGGGGTGCGAAGCGATTTAGCATGAGCACGACCGTGGCATGGGTTTTGGAAGGTGGAAACTATGCCGTCTATCAGACCCATTTGCAAATTTTATGGAAAAAAATGTGACTTTTCCGTTTTGCCGGGTTCAAAGGCATACTTCGGTCGTTAACACCCCAAGTATTACCAGCCCAAAGTTTCCTTCAAAAAAGGAATGGTCAGCTTGCGTTGAGCCTGCAACGAGGCCTGATCGAGGCGTTCGAGCAAGTCGAACAAGGCGCTCATGCTGCGCGTGCCACGGGTGAGGATGAAATGCCCGACCTCGTCGGTCATCTGCAGGCCACGGCGCGAGGCACGCAACTGCAACGCGCGGAGCTTGTCTTCGTCGGAAAGGCCGCGCATCTGGAAAATCAGCGCCAGGGTCAGGCGCGACTTCAGATCAGGCAGGCGGATAGGCAATTCCCGCGGTGAGCTACTGGCCGCCAGCAGCAGCCGGCGACCGCTGTCGCGCAGGCGGTTGAACAGGTGGAACATCGCCTCCTCCCAGTCCGCCTTGCCGGCAATCACGTGCAGGTCATCGATGCAGACCAGCTCGAACTGTTCCAGGT
It includes:
- a CDS encoding C40 family peptidase, translated to MLNRFAPLVPLALVTLLLGCASQSTVTQPQVQPQVTAQSSAKAKPSASSVFTEQDLAILEDEEQPTFPSASKPYQMPGLADSILERGMALIGTRYRFGGTSEQSGFDCSGFIGYLFREEAGMSLPRSTREMINVDAPKVARNKLKPGDLLFFSTNGRGRVSHAGIYLGDNQFIHSSSSRSGGVRIDSLGDRYWSKTFMQAKRALAMAPTTNIARN
- the hda gene encoding DnaA regulatory inactivator Hda: MKPIQLPLGVRLRDDATFINYYPGANAAALGYVERLCEADAGWTESLIYLWGKQGVGRSHLLQAATHRFQQLGEPAVYLPLAQLLDRGVELLDHLEQFELVCIDDLHVIAGKADWEEAMFHLFNRLRDSGRRLLLAASSSPRELPIRLPDLKSRLTLALIFQMRGLSDEDKLRALQLRASRRGLQMTDEVGHFILTRGTRSMSALFDLLERLDQASLQAQRKLTIPFLKETLGW